A stretch of Corallococcus macrosporus DNA encodes these proteins:
- a CDS encoding hemerythrin domain-containing protein: MNLIDVLIQQHRDAEALFEAWRHAPDDEKPQLCLRLAETLTLHSAIEERWVYPVARGVVDGPSIDFAVEEHGEMTQLLSDLLHVRHDARRREATVHQLEAVVAQHMAEEERAVLPRLRKMDSSAFGLSSDEIIRSASDARREAMRQLETSAPV, from the coding sequence ATGAACCTCATCGACGTGCTCATCCAGCAGCACCGCGACGCGGAGGCCCTCTTCGAAGCCTGGCGCCACGCCCCGGACGACGAGAAGCCGCAGCTCTGTCTGCGCCTGGCCGAAACGCTCACCCTGCACAGCGCCATCGAGGAGCGCTGGGTGTATCCCGTCGCGCGAGGCGTCGTCGACGGGCCGAGCATCGACTTCGCGGTGGAGGAGCACGGGGAGATGACCCAACTGCTCTCCGACCTGTTGCATGTCCGCCACGACGCGCGCCGCCGCGAGGCCACCGTGCACCAGTTGGAGGCGGTGGTGGCGCAGCACATGGCGGAGGAGGAGCGCGCGGTGCTGCCCCGGCTGCGCAAAATGGACTCGAGCGCGTTCGGCCTGTCCAGCGATGAAATCATCCGCTCCGCGTCCGATGCACGCCGCGAAGCGATGCGCCAATTGGAGACGTCCGCGCCGGTGTGA
- a CDS encoding sigma-54-dependent transcriptional regulator, whose translation MRVLVVDDERNIRHTLRVCLEGLGCEVREAATPEAALAALAQGPADLAFVDLRLGNASGLELLPRLLAESPALDVILITAYATFDTAVEAVKRGARDYLPKPFTPAQIRHVLERAKAQRELSSHLGDLEGQLAQAVPEATLETASPAMHAAIGFITRAATSDAAVLLRGESGTGKGVLARALHSMSARRKRPFVTINCPTLSEQLLASELFGHARGAFTGAVKDQPGRVEQAEGGTLFLDEVAEMSPSLQAQLLRFLQEKQFERLGESRTRKADVRVVAATHRDLEKDVAEGRFREDLMYRLNVLEVKLPSLRERPEDLIPLARRFVAFFAKAAQRPAPELSPATEAMLRAYAWPGNVRELRNALERALIVGASGVVEPQAFPERIASAVGPGVSLGGPHTLEEVEREHILRVMASVPTLDEAARLLGIDASTLWRKRKKYEADAKPEA comes from the coding sequence ATGCGGGTGCTCGTGGTGGACGACGAGCGAAACATCCGCCACACCCTGCGCGTGTGTCTGGAGGGCCTGGGCTGTGAGGTGCGCGAGGCCGCGACACCGGAGGCCGCGCTCGCCGCACTCGCCCAGGGGCCGGCGGACCTGGCGTTCGTCGACCTGCGGCTGGGCAACGCGTCCGGCCTGGAGCTGCTGCCCCGCCTGCTCGCCGAGTCACCGGCATTGGACGTCATCCTCATCACTGCCTACGCGACGTTCGACACGGCCGTGGAGGCGGTGAAGCGCGGCGCGCGCGACTACCTGCCCAAGCCTTTCACCCCCGCGCAGATCCGCCACGTGCTGGAGCGCGCGAAGGCGCAGCGCGAGCTGTCCTCGCACCTGGGGGACCTGGAGGGACAGCTGGCGCAGGCGGTGCCGGAAGCCACGCTGGAGACGGCGTCGCCGGCCATGCACGCGGCCATCGGCTTCATCACGCGCGCGGCCACGTCCGACGCGGCGGTGCTGCTGCGCGGGGAGAGCGGCACGGGCAAGGGGGTGCTCGCGCGGGCGCTGCACTCCATGAGCGCGCGGCGCAAGCGGCCCTTCGTCACCATCAACTGCCCCACCCTGTCCGAGCAGTTACTGGCGAGCGAGCTGTTCGGCCACGCGCGAGGCGCCTTCACGGGCGCGGTGAAGGACCAGCCGGGGCGCGTGGAGCAGGCGGAAGGGGGCACGCTCTTCCTGGATGAAGTGGCGGAGATGAGCCCGTCGCTCCAGGCGCAGTTGCTGCGCTTCCTCCAGGAGAAGCAGTTCGAGCGGCTGGGCGAGTCACGCACGCGCAAGGCGGACGTGCGCGTGGTGGCGGCCACGCACCGCGACCTGGAGAAGGACGTGGCGGAGGGACGCTTCCGCGAGGACCTGATGTACCGGTTGAACGTCCTGGAGGTGAAGCTCCCCTCCCTGCGCGAGCGGCCGGAGGACCTCATCCCGCTGGCACGCCGCTTCGTCGCCTTCTTCGCGAAGGCCGCGCAGCGTCCGGCCCCGGAGCTGTCGCCCGCCACGGAGGCGATGCTGCGGGCCTACGCGTGGCCGGGCAACGTGCGTGAATTGCGCAACGCGCTGGAGCGGGCGCTCATCGTGGGCGCGTCCGGCGTGGTGGAGCCGCAGGCGTTCCCGGAGCGCATCGCGTCCGCGGTGGGGCCGGGGGTGAGCCTGGGCGGGCCGCACACGCTGGAGGAGGTGGAGCGCGAGCACATCCTGCGCGTGATGGCCTCCGTGCCGACGCTGGACGAGGCGGCGCGGCTCTTGGGCATCGACGCGTCCACGCTGTGGCGCAAGCGCAAGAAGTACGAAGCGGACGCGAAGCCGGAGGCGTGA
- a CDS encoding methyl-accepting chemotaxis protein, with protein MALRLKQKMMVLPVVAAVFLVAIVAVTVVLGSRTRNASERIGSSLAPSVSQAQTSRAGFAALHQDVGDAVALHAVKQQTLDAQVTELNKGFEALRALPDVDGPKVQALQDAFTRYWQEASQVVALAARNDTSAENALGKLEPAYREVHSGLESITAQQEASQREAFMEVSSLHGTTLTWVLVLSVACILALAVATVWLLREVTTPLARLTATATRIVREGNLSLAIDTSAQDEVGELARSIQTLMTRLGAVPNTLHSVVTELTAAAARLNAASHEQLNFLTSQSRSLTEASSTIAEIAQTSGMAASRAEMVLKVAAQADAYSASGQVSIERSAEGLQQIRARVGALVGSIGVLSEQAVHAGEIIGSVKDLADQSNVLALNAAIEAARAGEEGRGFAVVAKEMRALSSQSLQSTQRIGKILLEINQAIRETVGIAEGDSQKMEEGIEQVLASASTLKDITQVVQESSQAARQIVASVTQQNAGITQMTEVVTQLSEMMSDVVMATSNAEQAVGQINTSLGKLQELSTTFRV; from the coding sequence ATGGCGTTGAGGCTCAAGCAGAAGATGATGGTGCTGCCGGTGGTGGCGGCGGTGTTCCTGGTGGCCATCGTGGCGGTGACGGTGGTGCTGGGCTCGCGCACGCGGAACGCCTCCGAGCGCATCGGCTCCAGCCTGGCGCCGTCGGTGAGTCAGGCGCAGACGTCGCGCGCGGGCTTCGCGGCCCTGCACCAGGACGTGGGCGACGCGGTGGCGCTGCACGCGGTGAAGCAGCAGACGCTGGACGCGCAGGTGACGGAGCTCAACAAGGGATTCGAGGCGCTGCGCGCGCTGCCGGACGTGGACGGTCCGAAGGTGCAGGCGCTGCAGGACGCCTTCACGCGCTACTGGCAGGAGGCGTCGCAGGTGGTGGCGCTGGCGGCCCGGAACGACACGAGCGCGGAGAACGCGCTCGGGAAGCTGGAGCCCGCGTACCGCGAGGTGCATTCCGGCCTGGAATCCATCACGGCGCAGCAGGAGGCGTCGCAGCGCGAGGCCTTCATGGAGGTGTCATCGCTGCACGGCACGACGCTGACGTGGGTGCTGGTGCTGTCGGTGGCGTGCATCCTGGCGCTCGCGGTGGCCACGGTGTGGCTCTTGCGCGAGGTGACGACGCCGCTGGCCCGGCTGACGGCGACGGCGACGCGCATCGTGCGGGAGGGCAACCTGTCGCTGGCCATCGACACCAGCGCGCAGGACGAGGTGGGCGAGCTGGCGCGCAGCATCCAGACGCTGATGACGCGGCTGGGCGCGGTGCCCAACACGCTGCACTCGGTGGTGACGGAGCTGACGGCGGCGGCGGCGCGGCTGAACGCGGCGAGCCACGAGCAGCTCAACTTCCTGACCAGCCAGTCGCGCAGCCTGACGGAGGCCAGCTCCACCATCGCGGAGATCGCCCAGACGTCCGGCATGGCGGCCAGCCGCGCGGAGATGGTGTTGAAGGTGGCGGCGCAGGCGGACGCGTACAGCGCGTCCGGTCAGGTGTCCATCGAGCGCAGCGCGGAGGGCTTGCAGCAGATCCGCGCGCGGGTGGGCGCGCTGGTGGGGAGCATCGGCGTGCTGTCCGAGCAGGCGGTGCACGCGGGTGAAATCATCGGCAGCGTGAAGGACCTGGCGGACCAGTCCAACGTGCTCGCGTTGAACGCGGCCATCGAGGCGGCGCGAGCGGGCGAGGAGGGCCGGGGCTTCGCGGTGGTGGCGAAGGAGATGCGGGCGCTCAGCAGCCAGTCGCTGCAGAGCACGCAGCGCATCGGGAAGATCCTCCTGGAGATCAACCAGGCCATCCGCGAGACGGTGGGCATCGCGGAAGGGGACAGCCAGAAGATGGAGGAGGGCATCGAGCAGGTGCTGGCCTCCGCGTCGACGCTGAAGGACATCACCCAGGTGGTGCAGGAGAGCAGCCAGGCGGCGCGGCAGATCGTCGCCTCGGTGACGCAGCAGAACGCGGGCATCACGCAGATGACGGAAGTGGTGACGCAGCTGTCGGAGATGATGAGCGACGTGGTGATGGCCACGAGCAACGCCGAGCAGGCGGTGGGGCAGATCAACACGTCCCTGGGAAAGCTCCAGGAGCTCTCCACCACCTTCCGCGTCTAG